AGAGGATTTCTATGGGATGAAGGtgatataatatttctattctatatgggtaaggtcttaCAGCGAGGAATGTTGTTggacttgagatttaggccagagtttagCCATTACcgcaacattgtatatgcacattctattctatatgggtgaggtcctacagtgaggcatgccatggaagctgggatttaggccagagttggtccattaccccaacaatgtatatgcacattctattctatatgggtgaggtcctacagtgaggcacgtcgTTGGACTtggggatttagaccagagttggctcattaccccaacactcaggGTGCTAAAACCTagtagtgaccgctgggttgcaACAATTGCTggtaaatgtcttgcccagtATACACACATACAATGTCAGTGGTGTTGAGCTTTGATCTCTACAATACAGTATTAAGTTTGGTAGATTTAGCTGACATAGAAATCGTATAAAATATTCCCTGGACTTGAATATAGGGAGTTAAAACTGACCCCTTGgttgtaaaacaataatatgtGAACCCTCTGCTCTATATAAGTGAGATCCTATAGTGACATTCATGGAGCATAGTATTCCTGTTAGACCCCTTGACCGTCCATGGAGTATAGTTGGCTCCTTATTCCCCTTGGCCGTAGCTTTAGTTCCCTAATATCCAGGTTTCCATCAACTTTTGATAAGCAAATGGGATCGCACGATTAGTGAGGAAATTATCGAACATTGGTTGAATCTGTTGAATAAAGATGGTTGGATACCAAGAGAGCAAATACTTGGGGAGGAAGCTAGGAGTAAGGTGGGTGGAATGTGGAATGTATGTGTGGGTATGTATTGTATGTATATTTCATatcagaggttatgggttcaaggtttaaTGCTGCCACCTACCCTGGCGTATGTTTCCATTTACCAGTAACTGTTGCCATGTAGAAAAATTATCccacacaaagttatatacgtggtaacttgtaagtgggtagaggtgtttgaaacagaacacctgtgttataacgactgttgttgccccgtcatgcaaggataaataagttacatacgtggtaactcgtaagcgagcacgaggtgtatgaaacagaacacccgtgttataactactgtcgttgccccgccatgcgaggataaatgagttacatacgtggtaacttgtaagtgggtacaaggtgtttgaaacagaacacccatgttataacgactgttgttgccccgtcatgcaaggataagtaagttacatacgtggtaagttGGTACCTTGTAAGAGGGCACAAGGTgaatgtaacagaacacccctgttataacgactgccgttgccccgccatgcgcggataataagttacactcaaGCAAGAAAGCAAATGTTTATGTTGCATGCAGCATACAACTCtcttaagttataacattatattaacaGGTCCCTGCTGAGTTTGTGGTTCAACAAAACAAGAACGCGAACCCTCCCACTTTGTTCCTTGCCATCGAATCAATATTGAAAGGATTCAACAAAGACGAGATAAACGAGCATGACACGAGGTTTTTGAAGAAAATCTTCCCTAGATTAGAGGTAAATATGCTTAGTATTTTGTGGATAAGTGATTAGTGACAGCTGCgttgaagtaaaaaaaaatatacataaaatatacatacGCTCATAATGGTGGCAACAAGccaaaattatgtttttctgtttggctgataatttggacaacccattagtgaccactgggttgcaagtcgtgtttaaatttcaaataaactGCTATAAATTAGGAATTTATCTGTATTTTGAGTACAGACAATCTATAGCATTTATAACAAATGAATTTCTACAAATAAACCAACCCACTGTAGATATAACttgataattcacattttacgtttgaaattAGAAGGCCTATTGTATGTGAACTATCCGTCCAAATTTCTATTAGGTCGTGAAACAAATAAGCACCAAAACCCACACAACAGGTGTGTTATATTGTTACATATGCTGTAATTCCCTTTTCTTCGTTCTTTTAATAACATGACCTTCACTAAtataaatcacccacaaagtaacatacaggGTAACTCATGAGCTGACGACTCTTGTTTACCGggcacacgaggataaagaaagttacatttattcattcaattatgttatgtttcatacacctcgtgcatgGTTGCGatatatcacccacaaagttacatctgtCATAACTTGCACGTCCACTGTCGTGTTCTGGCCACACGAAGATACAGAAAGTTACAATTATGTTTGTTATCTCAACAACAGGTTTGGTACAAGTGGTTCAACACCACACAAGTTGGGACGGCCCCGTTCAGTTATCGATGGCGTGGTAGAAAGGAAGGCACAGACGATGAATTGAATCCGAAGACACTTACATCAGGATTAGACGATTACCCTCGTTCCTCCCATCCATCGCAGGATGAGAGACATATTGACCTGAGGTGTTGGATGGCCGTCGCTTCCGGAACGATGGCGAAGATAGCGAAAGTTGTTGATCCAGGTAAAGGGTGTTTCTATTTGACTTAAAATGCAATCCCCCTcgttattttgttaatattttatggatggttatatagtagggtgggggaatatgagacaacgtttcattttattttctcgtcccatttaaaaataaacaaagaacattcaaagaattatataaccgtatcctcgcgactcccataaatcgttggttattgtttaaaacctgatcaggatatttggatattagtatgtttcattcaccacattattcAATGAGGTTCCGTGTAATTATAAACACACAACCCACCAACAGACAGCGCACCAAAATTTGAAGCCACCCACAAACTACTTACCAACCATCGAATTATGAACGAACTTCATTGGTCAGCGGAGATGGGGCTGTTCTCAGACTACGGTAACCATAGCGACCGTGTTTATTTAACGAGGAAAACATTCCAACCGGCGCAACCAAACCAACGACCTTATACTAAAATGGTGAGAATTGAGAAGCAAAAACCAAAGCTGAGGTTCACGGACACATTCGGATACGTCAGTCTGTTTCCATTCCTACTACAGGTGAATAGCTttggtgtaaaatattaaatgaaaaagttcTGGTTCAAATAACGGTGTTACTGGTGTAATGTTTGAATACAAGAGGGAATATAAATGGCTTTAACCATAAGCGTCacaatttcaacaaaattcaGGTTTTTTAGAgatgtttctattctatgttggtgaggtccctaggatttaggccaagattggcctattaccccaaacaTTTTAGAGTTCACAATACAGAATATTGAATCTGTGAGATTCATATCCTTCCGCTGCAGGTGAAGCCCTTTGGTGTAACATAATAGTTAAAAgatagaatttaaaatatctgtaTTATATGATACAGGTGTCTAAGTACTTTACtttttgggagattttttcatttttttatgtatgactgataatttggacaacccattagtgaccactgggttggagaaattgccgttaagtgtcttgcccaaggacacatacgtccacgggcaagacacttaacagaaattgttccaacccaacagtcactaatgggttgtagcaccctggttgttgggataatggaacaactctggcataaatcacATAACTCTATTCTACATGGCTTGACTAACCCTTATAATCttataataaatagttttagtttaaatgttttctaGGATCCCTTCATTTCCCATATAACTGTATTCTACATGACTCTATTCTATAAGTTCTAAAAATTCTCAGATTCTGAAACCTGATTCTCAACAACTAACACAAATCCTCGAAGACCTAAGCGCTAGAGACCTCTTGTGGACAGAGTACGGACTACGATCGTTATCAAAACGTGACCCACTGTATATGAAGAGGAACACGGAGCACGACCCGCCATATTGGAGAGGAGCCGTTTGGATAAACATGAATTACCTTGCTGTGCGAGCTCTCAAACGATATTCCCAACCTGGAAGCAGGAATTCTGAAAAAGCGGCGAAACTGTACCAAGAACTACGCTCGAATTTAgtgaataatatttacaatgaGTATGCAAGGTCTGGTTATGTATGGGAGAGTTATAACGACATGACAGGAAAAGGACAAGGAACTCATCCGTTCACTGGGTGGTCTGCACTTGTGGTGCTTATGATGTCAGAACAAtattaatgatgtcataatagggaattattttttgtatgatgCATGTGCTATAGAGTATAGTTATGATAATACATCTATGATGGAGCAACCAAATCTGACTTTATAATAATACTTATATCCCCCAGgtcattgtttattatatgaATGGTTTTAAACCAGGTTCTTATTTAAAGGTACTATAGGAAAagtattactttttaaattgacaAGCTAAAACATAGACAATGTTTTGACAAAAGCGTATTTGTCTGTACTGTGTTTATTAAGGCTTTCTGCAActaaattacttaaaaaatcacccacaaagtaacatacttggtaacttgtaaggtggcacgaggtgtatgaaacagaacatacgtgttataacaaccgtcTTTTTCCgcccatgcgaggataaacaagtaactttcatttattcaaaatagaatgtttaaaaattaattttctgGTATGAAACTTAATTACATCAACATTaagtaatgggttgtccaaattgtcataCCCTGATGATGTTTTTAGAACAAAACGTTGGTGtaataaagtaacatattaaCCAGAAGAGCAATCTTCACTACATTATGCCTGATAACAACAGTAGCAGAATTTCTAAAAGAATGTCAGCTTTTTAAATCATGTGAAATAAGATGAAGAACAACAAGTTTTAATCACTgtcaacttaaaaatattttgcagttaagttcaaaacttttcaataaatttgtGTTCTCTGCAGCTGTGGTTTCATGAAAAGCAAATGTTACATcaacaaaagtatttattgcacaaatgaaaattaaaagaacaaatgaaaagtttttactaaaaaacgTCAAAATTTATACTCATATCAATTTGATAGAAGAATCAAGAATGCTTTTAGataattacatttttcaaGCCAGAAACAGTTAATTAAGAAAACTAAACTTTGGTAAATTgtggcttaaatctcaggtcctatGGTGTAGAACAGAAACAACATGGTTATTTAGCTATAGAAGCAAATA
This genomic stretch from Ciona intestinalis unplaced genomic scaffold, KH HT000313.1, whole genome shotgun sequence harbors:
- the LOC100183132 gene encoding mannosyl-oligosaccharide glucosidase-like, coding for MGMKTKSPQSLVTGLMWLRQHERYQSELPLRHTCEHGDKLLKYGWLAHDGVNFGIQDVVEQGYSLRTSFVKVPGGRHGGEWTWRVTGTQTGASPVTISLFFYAATDGQGKLISVVKDTKNGRYLTQINGETEELGKFKIIFPAENTGVDTRYHTVSTKAEGLHKLKEAALRKMQATIEKSGNNKDKVLYFLGDSASHRNPPGAKSDVVFHQVTLKLPFEIDIIFESETSSRKSQLSGETFTQELAQWKEKFDQNFEERFPLKDKGYDSAKIAFAKAMLSNMVGGIGYFYGHSLVQSENQKTPVKYWDAGLLTAVPSRSFFPRGFLWDEGFHQLLISKWDRTISEEIIEHWLNLLNKDGWIPREQILGEEARSKVPAEFVVQQNKNANPPTLFLAIESILKGFNKDEINEHDTRFLKKIFPRLEVWYKWFNTTQVGTAPFSYRWRGRKEGTDDELNPKTLTSGLDDYPRSSHPSQDERHIDLRCWMAVASGTMAKIAKVVDPDSAPKFEATHKLLTNHRIMNELHWSAEMGLFSDYGNHSDRVYLTRKTFQPAQPNQRPYTKMVRIEKQKPKLRFTDTFGYVSLFPFLLQILKPDSQQLTQILEDLSARDLLWTEYGLRSLSKRDPLYMKRNTEHDPPYWRGAVWINMNYLAVRALKRYSQPGSRNSEKAAKLYQELRSNLVNNIYNEYARSGYVWESYNDMTGKGQGTHPFTGWSALVVLMMSEQY